A genomic region of Rhodohalobacter sp. SW132 contains the following coding sequences:
- a CDS encoding outer membrane beta-barrel protein, producing MKILFLLIFFLSIGLHSLSAQELTVGLNGQLAIPQNEFSESINTLGGGLNLNGHYRFANSPVGLGLDFNFINFGSDSRDEAFSTTIPDLRVRVENQYNLIQLMMQAKVQRQDGIFRPFAEGLAGFNYFFTETSIRDRRDSGADPIASDTNFEDFAFAWGGGAGLKIRVFDLRDQQADERWFENISAGYINIGVRYLNGSQAEYLKEGSITIENGSVSFDTLQSRTDMIMVQLGFVIRF from the coding sequence ATGAAGATTCTTTTTTTACTGATTTTTTTCCTTTCAATCGGGTTGCATTCGCTCTCTGCACAAGAACTTACGGTCGGTTTAAACGGTCAGCTCGCCATTCCACAAAATGAGTTCAGCGAAAGTATCAATACCCTTGGGGGTGGTTTAAATCTAAACGGACACTACCGGTTCGCCAACTCCCCGGTAGGTCTTGGTCTTGATTTCAACTTCATCAATTTCGGCAGCGATTCACGTGATGAAGCGTTCAGCACGACCATACCGGACCTCAGAGTTCGTGTGGAAAACCAGTACAACCTGATTCAGCTCATGATGCAGGCCAAAGTCCAGAGGCAAGATGGCATCTTCAGGCCGTTTGCCGAAGGCCTGGCCGGGTTCAACTATTTCTTTACCGAAACAAGCATCCGGGACCGCAGAGATTCCGGGGCTGATCCGATCGCATCGGACACTAACTTCGAGGATTTTGCTTTTGCCTGGGGCGGCGGTGCCGGGCTTAAAATCCGGGTGTTCGACCTCCGCGATCAGCAGGCGGATGAACGCTGGTTTGAAAACATAAGTGCCGGATATATCAACATCGGGGTACGGTATCTTAACGGTTCACAGGCGGAATATCTTAAAGAGGGTTCCATCACCATAGAAAACGGTTCCGTCTCTTTTGACACCCTGCAATCACGTACAGATATGATTATGGTTCAGCTCGGATTTGTGATTCGGTTTTAG